Proteins from a genomic interval of Pantanalinema sp.:
- the pfkB gene encoding 1-phosphofructokinase produces the protein MIATVTLNPSMDRTLTVNALVSDDTNRALSVRFDPGGKGINVSRVVRELGGSTLALGLLGGHHGQLVHRALEDEGIRSAFNWIEGETRENLILQDPSTGESYRINAPGPYVRQEEGERIQRKISGWAERPDFIVFSGSVPPGLSKEIYRGLIEEARSKGLKTALDADGPALAAGIEALPSLVKPNRYELERLIGRSIEGESAFLAAAEQVIRQGVEVVVVSDGPRAAYAMSAHEAWIATPPEVSIQSSVGAGDSMVAGIVYRLSLGESLGEALLWGVAAGAGTAMTPGTELCHLRDVSRLVERVKLRRVGALAIGGT, from the coding sequence ATGATCGCGACGGTGACCCTCAACCCCTCGATGGACCGGACCCTGACGGTGAACGCCCTGGTCTCGGACGACACCAACCGGGCGCTTTCGGTCCGCTTCGACCCCGGCGGCAAGGGGATCAACGTCTCGCGGGTGGTGCGCGAGCTCGGCGGCAGCACCCTCGCGCTGGGCCTCTTGGGAGGTCACCACGGCCAGCTCGTCCACCGGGCCCTCGAGGACGAGGGCATCCGCTCGGCCTTCAACTGGATCGAGGGCGAGACCCGCGAGAACCTCATCCTGCAGGACCCGAGCACCGGCGAGTCCTACCGGATCAACGCCCCGGGCCCCTACGTCCGGCAGGAGGAGGGCGAGCGGATCCAGCGCAAGATCTCGGGCTGGGCGGAGCGGCCCGACTTCATCGTCTTTTCGGGCAGCGTCCCGCCGGGCCTCTCCAAGGAGATCTACCGCGGCCTGATCGAGGAGGCCCGCTCCAAGGGGCTCAAGACCGCGCTCGACGCCGACGGGCCGGCCCTGGCGGCGGGGATCGAGGCGCTGCCCAGCCTGGTCAAGCCCAATCGCTACGAGCTGGAGCGCCTCATCGGGCGCTCGATCGAGGGCGAGTCGGCCTTCCTCGCTGCCGCCGAGCAGGTGATCAGGCAGGGGGTCGAGGTGGTCGTCGTCTCGGACGGCCCCCGCGCGGCCTACGCCATGAGCGCGCACGAGGCGTGGATCGCGACCCCGCCCGAGGTCTCGATCCAGTCCTCGGTCGGCGCGGGCGACTCGATGGTCGCGGGGATCGTCTACCGCCTCTCCTTGGGCGAGAGCCTCGGCGAGGCCCTGCTTTGGGGGGTGGCCGCGGGGGCGGGAACGGCCATGACCCCGGGCACCGAGCTGTGTCACCTCAGGGACGTGTCGCGCCTGGTCGAGCGGGTCAAGCTGCGCCGGGTGGGAGCGCTCGCCATCGGCGGAACCTAG
- the preA gene encoding NAD-dependent dihydropyrimidine dehydrogenase subunit PreA, translated as MSLSISFAGVRFANPFTLASAPPTTTGEMIARAFEAGWGGAVIKTAGPAHERIDNVSPRFATLNVGNRRMFGFENIELISDRPLEVWLTECRWLKDRFPEHVLIGSVMAAGTSEHDWKELVRLFQDAGCDMIECNLGCPHGMPERGMGSVCSQDPVVTGNIARWVTEVARVPVIIKLSPNVTDINVPATEAFSNGAHAVSAINTVNVLMGVDVEDFSVRPSVRGQTTYGGYSGAAIKPIALKAVSDIALRHPGAAISATGGIATWRDAVEFLALGATNLQVCTEVMLRGFGIITELKEGLEAYLERKGFSRLEEVVGRALPNLAPHAALDFDHRPKAVIDAARCIKCDKCVTACNDAAYQAITVPHPPGTPIKERGVPLVHLDRCTGCSLCSHVCPVDCIDIVEVAGAPREVTHYKGLTVPSMLLSP; from the coding sequence ATGTCCCTCAGTATCTCGTTTGCCGGGGTTCGGTTCGCGAACCCCTTCACCCTCGCCTCGGCGCCGCCCACCACGACCGGCGAGATGATCGCGCGGGCCTTCGAGGCGGGCTGGGGCGGGGCCGTCATCAAGACGGCGGGGCCTGCTCACGAGCGGATCGACAACGTCAGCCCCCGCTTCGCCACGCTCAACGTCGGCAATCGCCGCATGTTCGGCTTCGAGAACATCGAGCTGATCAGCGATCGCCCCCTCGAGGTGTGGCTTACGGAGTGCCGGTGGCTCAAGGATCGCTTTCCCGAGCATGTCCTGATCGGCTCGGTGATGGCCGCGGGCACCAGCGAGCACGACTGGAAGGAGCTGGTGCGCCTCTTCCAGGACGCGGGCTGCGACATGATCGAGTGCAACCTGGGCTGCCCTCACGGCATGCCCGAGCGGGGAATGGGGTCGGTCTGCTCCCAGGACCCGGTGGTGACGGGCAACATCGCCCGCTGGGTCACCGAGGTCGCCCGGGTACCCGTCATCATCAAGCTCTCGCCCAACGTCACCGACATCAACGTGCCGGCCACCGAGGCCTTCTCCAACGGCGCGCACGCCGTCTCGGCCATCAACACCGTCAACGTCCTGATGGGCGTGGACGTGGAGGACTTCTCGGTGCGCCCGAGCGTGCGGGGCCAAACCACCTACGGCGGCTACTCGGGCGCTGCGATCAAGCCGATCGCCCTCAAGGCCGTCAGCGACATCGCCCTGCGCCACCCGGGGGCGGCCATCTCCGCGACCGGCGGCATCGCCACCTGGCGCGACGCGGTCGAGTTCCTCGCGCTCGGGGCGACCAACCTCCAGGTCTGCACCGAGGTCATGCTGCGCGGCTTCGGCATCATCACCGAGCTGAAGGAGGGGCTCGAGGCCTATCTCGAGCGCAAGGGCTTCTCGCGCCTCGAGGAGGTCGTGGGCCGCGCCCTGCCCAACCTCGCCCCCCACGCGGCGCTCGACTTCGACCATCGCCCCAAGGCGGTGATCGACGCGGCCCGGTGCATCAAGTGCGACAAGTGCGTCACCGCGTGCAACGATGCGGCCTACCAGGCCATCACGGTGCCGCACCCGCCCGGCACCCCGATCAAGGAGCGCGGCGTGCCCCTGGTCCACCTGGATCGCTGCACGGGCTGCTCGCTGTGCTCGCACGTCTGCCCCGTGGACTGCATCGACATCGTCGAGGTGGCAGGCGCCCCGCGCGAGGTGACGCACTACAAGGGCCTCACGGTGCCTTCCATGCTGCTTTCGCCCTGA
- a CDS encoding diguanylate cyclase — translation MIEQLTHRYRVLSLLGRGGMGCVYLAEDLTNGKRLALKTLSLQQAADPEDAARRFRQEFRAMARLRHPNLVEVHDFGTLEDGTPFFTMEVVPGDGLDALLPLSSDEVRRLLVQLARALAYIHQQGLVHCDIKPENIRLTPDGRLKLMDFGLMGPSGQPGGGIKGTLAYMSPEVARGAKLDARSDLYSAGALAYHLLTGRVPFEGDDPVTVLRAHLEEAPEPISPLCPEVSPELEAVVMRLLAKDPLSRFQSCHELLAALGEAQDEDDSGMLGASPFVGRHEALAAFSDGLSALSRRALTTLAFTAAPGLGKTRLLEELRFQAQLAGLPVLNAACQEEGAPYAAFVPVLRAAVATLSPEARAPFCLPLSSLLSELAPEGATAGLDPQKEKARLQGAIVELFACVAGTGGLVLILDDWHLADASSQELSAAIASKLEGHPLLLVTAGREDIPGAMALPPLATSEVREMTEAILGHRDLEPAFLERLEGATLGNPLFVEGALRHLHQEGLLRRSQGRWRTEGLSITAADLPSSIHDLLLRRLDRLAPLSREIAELAAVMAQPFPAARLQRLVVCDEDARFEALAQLAAEGILREDEGIVRFVGTQFAELLDARLAASERLALHTRIAEVLSVELAGDDRLEALFELARHQLASASPSNGVRPALAAARKSLSLFGLDQARTMLEAGLPHASEAIDRLGFLQGLGDIARYSSELDVAGRHYQEALAIARALGGTGREASLLYSLGILHQVRSQYDEALACMTEALAALDRHPDPAEGARVRFAMGRLHNFKGDAASAVARTEEALAIARERDDQAMLSSCLGFLGLMYVQGDPERIATGLACLDESRSVKESLGDKAGLNDTFNLLGNAQMSVGRYDGALASFERTRVLCGELGIKDDGICALINLGMASYELGCFADSAAHSRAAAEAAAASGNPLYEGISLMVEAVAHAQLGACAPADACLRSARAVAERTRNSYLDVTVESYAVEVELLLGRLLSAQARLESATALSASTGIHEYDPKLLSLGAELAARLGEGAEAREKSDRLVAWAETNQAHGARARGLLARAWAENALCEQEAAAAAAAAAAASCGASHVEGVAHWLRGQALGRLGNVREAREALEQARRAGDSPRLKLAATFGLARLEGRSAEAYRLLAEARKALDALLSTCADEAAREELLSLDELWRVWRGDLSPSEDAGARSDDGRYLASLKEIEALRSQLAEARAAQAVQAQANLRLDAEREAHSRQLEMLNTLARTVSTTLVLAEVIDNIVDFTLKLTGADRCFILLTDDGEQLHVHHAKDRAGNVLTDSSEKVSGSITQRVLATLEAECVLDTKDHAQFQAQQSILDLNLRTVMCVPLMVKQEPLGVLYVDSQAVVNAFGPRDLDLLQAIASQASVAIQNAKLYERATVDGLTRLYVRSYFEQRLASEVRRAQRYGTPLSLAMMDIDHFKKFNDTYGHATGDDVLRLVAGVIKAQIREDVDIPGRFGGEEMLVLMPETDEAGAMVLAERLREAIAGTDLQGPGGEILHVYVSIGVASLGPHAKTPVELVEFADQALYASKRNGRNRVTRYEPDLGGGH, via the coding sequence ATGATCGAGCAGCTTACCCATCGGTACCGCGTTCTCTCCCTGCTGGGCCGGGGCGGCATGGGGTGCGTCTACCTCGCCGAGGACCTGACCAACGGCAAGCGGCTCGCCCTCAAGACCCTTTCACTGCAGCAGGCCGCCGATCCAGAGGACGCCGCGCGCCGCTTCCGGCAAGAGTTCCGGGCCATGGCGCGCCTGCGCCACCCAAACCTGGTCGAGGTCCACGACTTCGGGACGCTCGAGGACGGCACCCCCTTCTTCACCATGGAGGTCGTCCCCGGCGACGGCCTCGATGCGCTCTTGCCCCTCTCGAGCGACGAGGTTCGCCGGCTCCTGGTGCAGCTCGCCCGGGCCCTCGCCTACATCCACCAGCAGGGGCTGGTCCACTGCGACATCAAGCCCGAGAACATCCGCCTGACCCCGGACGGCCGCCTCAAGCTCATGGACTTCGGCCTGATGGGCCCCTCGGGCCAGCCGGGCGGCGGCATCAAGGGCACCCTCGCCTACATGTCGCCCGAGGTGGCGCGCGGCGCCAAGCTCGATGCCCGCTCGGACCTCTACTCGGCCGGCGCCCTCGCCTACCACCTGCTCACCGGCCGGGTCCCCTTCGAAGGGGACGACCCGGTGACGGTGCTGCGCGCCCACCTGGAGGAGGCCCCCGAGCCGATCTCCCCCCTCTGCCCGGAGGTGTCGCCCGAGCTCGAGGCCGTGGTCATGCGCCTGCTGGCCAAGGACCCGCTTTCGCGCTTCCAGTCGTGCCACGAGCTGCTCGCCGCTCTCGGCGAGGCCCAGGACGAGGACGACTCCGGCATGCTCGGGGCGAGCCCGTTCGTGGGGCGTCACGAGGCGCTCGCCGCCTTCAGCGACGGGCTCTCGGCCCTCTCGCGCCGGGCGCTGACCACCCTCGCCTTCACGGCGGCTCCGGGCCTCGGCAAGACGCGCCTGCTCGAGGAGCTTCGCTTCCAGGCGCAGCTCGCGGGCCTGCCGGTCCTGAATGCCGCCTGCCAGGAGGAGGGGGCCCCCTACGCCGCCTTCGTGCCGGTGCTGCGCGCGGCCGTCGCCACGCTTTCTCCCGAGGCGCGCGCGCCCTTCTGCCTGCCGCTCTCGAGCCTGCTGTCCGAGCTGGCCCCGGAAGGGGCCACGGCCGGGCTCGACCCCCAGAAGGAGAAGGCCCGCCTCCAGGGGGCGATCGTGGAGCTCTTCGCCTGCGTGGCCGGAACCGGCGGGCTCGTGCTCATCCTGGACGACTGGCACTTGGCGGATGCGAGCAGCCAGGAGCTGTCGGCTGCGATCGCAAGCAAGCTCGAAGGCCACCCCTTGCTCCTGGTCACGGCCGGCCGCGAGGACATCCCCGGCGCCATGGCCCTGCCGCCGCTCGCCACGAGCGAGGTGCGCGAGATGACCGAGGCGATCCTCGGCCACCGCGACCTGGAGCCCGCCTTCCTGGAGCGGCTCGAGGGCGCCACGCTCGGCAACCCGCTCTTCGTCGAGGGAGCCCTGCGCCACCTCCACCAGGAGGGCCTCCTGCGCCGCAGCCAGGGCCGCTGGCGGACCGAGGGCCTCTCGATCACTGCCGCGGACCTGCCCTCGAGCATTCACGACCTGCTCTTGCGCCGCCTCGATCGCCTCGCCCCGCTCTCGCGAGAGATCGCCGAGCTCGCCGCGGTCATGGCCCAGCCCTTCCCCGCCGCCCGCCTTCAGCGCCTGGTTGTTTGCGACGAGGACGCGCGCTTCGAGGCCCTCGCCCAGCTCGCGGCCGAGGGCATCCTGCGCGAGGACGAGGGGATCGTGCGGTTCGTCGGCACCCAGTTCGCCGAGCTGCTCGACGCGCGCCTCGCGGCGTCCGAGCGTCTCGCGCTCCACACCCGCATCGCCGAGGTCCTCTCGGTGGAGCTCGCGGGGGACGACCGGCTCGAGGCCCTCTTCGAGCTGGCGCGCCACCAGCTGGCCAGCGCGTCGCCCTCGAACGGGGTGCGCCCGGCCCTCGCCGCCGCCCGCAAGAGCCTCTCGCTCTTCGGCCTTGACCAGGCCCGGACCATGCTCGAGGCGGGCCTGCCGCACGCGAGCGAGGCGATCGATCGCCTCGGCTTTTTGCAGGGCCTGGGGGACATCGCCCGCTACTCGTCCGAGCTCGACGTCGCCGGCCGCCACTACCAGGAGGCCCTGGCCATCGCGCGCGCGCTGGGCGGCACCGGCCGCGAGGCCTCCCTGCTCTACAGCCTGGGGATCCTCCACCAGGTCCGCTCACAGTACGACGAGGCCCTCGCCTGCATGACCGAGGCCCTCGCGGCCCTCGACCGCCATCCGGACCCGGCCGAGGGGGCGCGGGTGCGCTTCGCCATGGGAAGGCTCCACAACTTCAAGGGGGACGCGGCCTCGGCCGTCGCGCGCACCGAGGAGGCGCTCGCGATCGCCCGCGAGCGCGACGATCAGGCCATGCTCAGCTCGTGCCTCGGCTTCTTGGGCCTGATGTACGTCCAGGGGGACCCCGAGCGCATCGCGACGGGCCTCGCCTGCCTCGACGAGTCCCGCTCGGTCAAGGAGAGCCTGGGCGACAAGGCCGGCCTCAACGACACCTTCAACCTGCTCGGCAACGCCCAGATGTCGGTAGGCCGCTACGATGGCGCCCTGGCCTCGTTCGAGCGGACGCGCGTGCTCTGCGGCGAGCTTGGGATCAAGGACGACGGGATCTGCGCCCTCATCAACCTGGGGATGGCCTCGTACGAGCTCGGATGCTTCGCCGATTCGGCCGCCCATTCCCGCGCCGCGGCCGAGGCGGCGGCTGCTTCCGGCAACCCGCTCTACGAGGGCATTTCCCTGATGGTCGAGGCCGTCGCTCACGCCCAGCTGGGGGCCTGCGCCCCGGCTGACGCCTGCCTGCGCTCGGCCCGGGCGGTGGCCGAGAGGACCCGCAACTCCTACCTCGACGTGACGGTCGAAAGCTACGCGGTGGAGGTGGAGCTTTTGCTCGGGCGCCTCCTCTCGGCCCAGGCCCGGCTCGAGTCTGCCACGGCCCTCAGCGCCTCGACCGGCATCCACGAGTACGACCCGAAGCTGCTTTCGCTCGGGGCCGAGCTCGCCGCTCGCCTCGGCGAGGGGGCCGAGGCGCGCGAGAAGAGCGATCGCCTCGTCGCCTGGGCCGAGACCAACCAGGCGCATGGCGCCCGGGCGCGCGGTCTGCTCGCCCGCGCATGGGCGGAAAACGCGCTGTGCGAGCAGGAGGCGGCTGCCGCGGCCGCGGCCGCGGCAGCGGCCTCCTGCGGCGCCTCCCACGTGGAGGGCGTCGCCCACTGGCTTCGCGGCCAGGCCCTGGGGCGCCTCGGCAACGTTCGAGAGGCGCGCGAGGCCCTCGAGCAGGCCCGCCGGGCCGGGGACTCGCCGCGCCTCAAGCTCGCGGCGACCTTCGGGCTGGCGCGTCTCGAAGGTCGCTCGGCCGAGGCCTATCGCCTCCTGGCCGAGGCCCGCAAGGCCCTCGATGCCCTGCTTTCAACCTGCGCGGACGAGGCCGCGCGCGAGGAGCTGCTCTCGCTCGACGAGCTGTGGCGGGTGTGGCGCGGCGACCTGTCGCCTTCCGAGGACGCCGGGGCGCGCTCGGATGACGGCCGCTATCTCGCGTCCCTCAAGGAGATCGAGGCCTTGCGCTCGCAGCTCGCTGAGGCGCGAGCGGCCCAGGCCGTCCAGGCCCAGGCCAACCTGCGCCTCGACGCCGAGCGCGAGGCCCACTCGCGCCAGCTCGAGATGCTCAACACCCTGGCGCGCACCGTCAGCACCACCCTGGTGCTCGCGGAGGTCATCGACAACATCGTCGACTTCACGCTCAAGCTGACGGGCGCCGATCGCTGCTTCATCCTGTTGACCGACGACGGCGAGCAGCTGCATGTCCACCACGCCAAGGACCGCGCGGGCAACGTCCTGACGGACTCGAGCGAGAAGGTCTCGGGCAGCATCACCCAGCGGGTGCTTGCGACCCTCGAGGCGGAGTGCGTGCTCGACACCAAGGACCACGCCCAGTTCCAGGCCCAGCAGTCGATCCTCGACCTCAACCTGCGCACCGTCATGTGCGTGCCCCTGATGGTCAAGCAGGAGCCTCTGGGGGTCCTGTACGTGGACTCGCAGGCGGTGGTCAACGCGTTCGGCCCACGCGACCTGGACCTGCTCCAGGCGATCGCGAGCCAGGCCTCGGTCGCCATCCAGAACGCCAAGCTCTACGAGCGGGCCACGGTGGACGGCCTGACGCGCCTCTACGTCCGGTCGTACTTCGAGCAGCGCCTCGCCAGCGAGGTGCGCCGGGCCCAGCGCTACGGCACGCCCTTGAGCCTCGCGATGATGGACATCGACCACTTCAAGAAGTTCAACGACACCTACGGCCACGCCACGGGCGACGACGTCCTGAGGCTGGTCGCCGGCGTCATCAAGGCGCAGATCCGCGAGGACGTGGACATCCCGGGGCGCTTCGGCGGCGAGGAGATGCTGGTCCTGATGCCCGAGACCGACGAGGCGGGGGCCATGGTCCTGGCCGAGCGCCTCCGCGAGGCGATCGCCGGGACCGACCTGCAGGGGCCGGGCGGCGAGATCCTCCACGTCTACGTCTCGATCGGGGTGGCCTCCCTCGGACCGCACGCCAAGACCCCGGTGGAGCTGGTCGAGTTCGCCGATCAGGCCCTCTACGCCTCCAAGCGCAACGGCCGCAACCGGGTCACGCGCTACGAACCGGACCTGGGGGGCGGCCACTGA
- a CDS encoding ROK family protein, whose protein sequence is MGYYIIGMDLGGTKIASALLDTNLDVLKSDTVYTRTGAGPEGVADQMAEAVERLTEGLGKEAVLGVGVASAGLVEPGTGNILYSPNLQWRDVPLRQMLSDRLHQEVYVDNDVNMAALGELHFGAGKGVRHMVCVFVGTGIGAGIVIDGHLYEGANGFAGEVGHTTINWDGPPCPSGNPGCWESYASGTAMARRAREALEKGEPSIMSELVGGDLSKLRVEVISEAGLRGDALALRIIEETGELLGAGLSNLVNTLNPDLIVLGGGVIRGVPQLLELAEASVHRRALSDAVEALRFAKARFGREAGVIGAGVLVKLAGHP, encoded by the coding sequence GTGGGCTACTACATCATCGGGATGGACCTGGGCGGCACCAAGATCGCCTCGGCCCTGCTCGACACCAACCTGGACGTGCTCAAGAGCGACACGGTCTACACCCGCACCGGGGCGGGCCCCGAGGGGGTCGCCGACCAGATGGCGGAGGCGGTCGAGCGCCTGACCGAGGGCCTCGGCAAGGAGGCGGTGCTCGGGGTGGGGGTCGCGAGCGCGGGGCTGGTCGAGCCGGGGACGGGCAACATCCTCTACTCGCCCAACCTCCAGTGGCGCGACGTCCCCCTGCGCCAGATGCTCAGCGATCGCCTCCACCAGGAGGTCTACGTCGACAACGACGTCAACATGGCGGCCCTGGGCGAGCTCCACTTCGGGGCGGGCAAGGGGGTGCGCCACATGGTCTGCGTCTTCGTGGGCACGGGCATCGGCGCGGGGATCGTCATCGACGGCCACCTCTACGAGGGGGCGAACGGCTTCGCGGGCGAGGTGGGCCACACGACCATCAACTGGGACGGTCCCCCCTGCCCGAGCGGCAATCCCGGCTGCTGGGAGTCCTACGCCTCAGGCACCGCCATGGCTCGCCGCGCCCGCGAGGCCCTCGAGAAGGGTGAGCCCTCGATCATGAGCGAGCTCGTGGGCGGAGACCTCTCCAAGCTGCGGGTGGAGGTGATCTCCGAGGCCGGGCTGCGCGGCGATGCGCTGGCGCTGCGCATCATCGAGGAGACCGGGGAGCTCCTGGGGGCGGGCCTCTCGAACCTCGTCAACACCCTCAATCCCGACCTGATCGTGCTGGGGGGCGGAGTGATCCGCGGCGTGCCCCAGCTCCTCGAGCTCGCCGAGGCGAGCGTGCACCGTCGGGCGCTGTCGGACGCGGTCGAGGCCCTGCGCTTCGCCAAGGCGCGCTTCGGGCGCGAGGCAGGGGTGATCGGGGCCGGGGTGCTGGTCAAGCTCGCCGGCCATCCATGA
- a CDS encoding heavy-metal-associated domain-containing protein, whose translation MLHHREVSFFVEDITCKTCVRRIIDGLRALDGAIAVRASSAPFEEGTGTTGLGVVTVKYNPEFISHCRLKEVLENDLGFKVAEIREEGQVIRG comes from the coding sequence ATGCTGCACCATCGGGAAGTGTCGTTCTTCGTCGAGGACATCACGTGCAAGACCTGCGTGCGCCGGATCATCGACGGCTTGCGCGCGCTGGACGGCGCGATCGCCGTCAGGGCGAGCAGCGCTCCTTTCGAGGAGGGCACCGGCACCACCGGCCTGGGGGTGGTGACCGTCAAGTACAACCCCGAGTTCATCTCCCACTGCCGCCTCAAGGAGGTGCTCGAGAATGATCTGGGGTTCAAGGTCGCCGAGATCCGAGAGGAGGGCCAGGTCATAAGGGGCTGA
- a CDS encoding Glu/Leu/Phe/Val dehydrogenase: protein MATETHPVAINQLEKALLQLEKCGDLLGLDRGMRDRLGTPDKVVHTHSPVRMDDGAIRMFPGYRVQHNNILGPYTGGIRFHPTVDIDRITGLAMLMTWQCSLVGLPYGGAKGGVTLDPHQLSTRELERVTRRYTTDMAQVFDPHKDIPTPDVNTGPREMAWIMDTWSNNHGYAAPGVATGKPTAVGGTVGRASATGRGVVLALEELLKHQGRSLQGLRVAIQGFGKLGSVTARLLHERGARVVAVSDLTGGLYREDGLDVPDLLGYTKVHRFLKGYAEATPITEEEVLYLPCDVLIPASLGAQIHPGNAHRVQAPIVVEGANAPVTFEADVLLEQRGVLVLPDILANAGGIIVSYFEWVQGSQQLFWTEAEVNARLQDVMARAFKNVVANVETRGLSFRMGAYVEAVGRVANALTLRGLYP, encoded by the coding sequence ATGGCGACCGAAACCCACCCCGTTGCGATCAACCAGCTCGAGAAGGCCCTCCTCCAGCTCGAGAAGTGCGGCGACCTGCTCGGCCTGGACCGGGGCATGCGCGATCGCCTCGGCACCCCCGACAAGGTGGTCCACACCCACAGCCCCGTCCGGATGGACGACGGCGCGATCCGCATGTTCCCCGGCTACCGGGTGCAGCACAACAACATCCTGGGGCCCTACACCGGCGGCATCCGCTTCCACCCCACGGTGGACATCGACCGGATCACCGGGCTGGCCATGCTGATGACGTGGCAGTGCTCGCTGGTGGGCCTGCCCTACGGCGGGGCCAAGGGCGGGGTCACCCTGGACCCCCACCAGCTCTCGACGCGCGAGCTCGAGCGCGTGACCCGGCGCTACACCACCGACATGGCCCAGGTCTTTGACCCCCACAAGGACATCCCGACCCCGGACGTCAACACCGGCCCCCGCGAGATGGCCTGGATCATGGACACCTGGAGCAACAACCACGGCTACGCGGCGCCGGGGGTGGCGACGGGCAAGCCGACCGCCGTCGGCGGCACCGTGGGCCGCGCCAGCGCCACCGGCCGCGGGGTGGTCCTCGCCCTGGAGGAGCTGCTCAAGCACCAGGGGCGCAGCCTGCAGGGCCTGCGGGTCGCCATCCAGGGCTTCGGCAAGCTGGGCTCGGTCACCGCCAGGCTCCTGCACGAGCGCGGCGCCCGGGTCGTCGCGGTGTCGGACCTGACCGGCGGCCTCTACCGCGAGGACGGCCTCGACGTGCCGGACCTGCTCGGCTACACCAAGGTCCACCGCTTCCTCAAGGGGTACGCCGAGGCGACCCCCATCACCGAGGAAGAGGTACTTTACCTGCCCTGCGACGTGCTGATCCCCGCCTCGCTCGGCGCCCAGATCCATCCCGGCAACGCCCACCGCGTCCAGGCCCCTATCGTGGTCGAGGGCGCGAACGCCCCGGTCACCTTCGAGGCCGACGTCCTGCTGGAGCAGCGCGGCGTCCTGGTGCTGCCCGACATCCTCGCCAACGCGGGCGGCATCATCGTCAGCTACTTCGAGTGGGTCCAGGGCTCCCAGCAGCTCTTCTGGACCGAGGCCGAGGTCAACGCCCGGCTCCAGGACGTCATGGCCCGCGCCTTCAAGAACGTGGTCGCCAACGTGGAGACCCGGGGGCTCTCCTTCCGCATGGGCGCCTACGTGGAGGCGGTGGGCCGCGTCGCGAACGCCCTCACCCTGCGGGGCCTCTACCCCTAG
- a CDS encoding DUF5335 family protein has protein sequence MTTREIDRSKWNDYMASLTNTCLNRPVSIQVNSEELGDQVVVNRAPFLGMAPEIKGSESCSVDIEVGKAGSTDAFMHEVKCAERVMVREDDKGRPLAIDIEGEDPTSHVRIKTILTWV, from the coding sequence ATGACGACGCGCGAGATCGATCGGAGCAAGTGGAACGACTACATGGCGTCGCTGACCAACACGTGCCTCAACCGGCCCGTGAGCATCCAGGTCAACAGCGAGGAGCTCGGCGATCAGGTGGTCGTGAACCGGGCCCCCTTCCTCGGGATGGCTCCGGAAATCAAGGGGTCCGAGTCGTGCTCGGTCGACATCGAGGTGGGGAAGGCCGGCTCGACGGACGCCTTCATGCACGAGGTCAAGTGCGCCGAGCGCGTGATGGTCCGCGAGGACGACAAGGGCAGGCCGCTGGCCATCGACATCGAGGGCGAGGATCCCACCTCTCACGTCCGGATCAAGACCATCCTCACCTGGGTCTAG